One genomic region from Lysobacterales bacterium encodes:
- a CDS encoding peptidylprolyl isomerase, whose protein sequence is MKVEENRVVRFHYTVSEGGREVESSRGVGEPLAVLFGKGGLIPGVEKALAGRDSGDTVQAEVSPEEGYGPYRPELTQRVPKKHFKNMPLAVGQTVVMQTQQGPRPITIKKVGMSVVDIDLNHPMAGKQLSFDIEIVEVREATPEEIEHGHVHGEGGVQH, encoded by the coding sequence ATGAAAGTCGAAGAAAACCGCGTCGTCCGTTTCCATTACACCGTGTCCGAAGGCGGCCGCGAAGTCGAGAGCTCGCGCGGCGTCGGTGAACCCTTGGCCGTGTTGTTCGGTAAGGGCGGACTGATCCCCGGCGTCGAGAAGGCGCTTGCAGGCCGCGATTCCGGCGACACGGTCCAGGCCGAAGTGAGCCCGGAAGAAGGCTACGGCCCCTACCGCCCGGAGCTGACTCAGCGTGTGCCGAAGAAGCACTTCAAGAACATGCCGCTGGCGGTGGGCCAGACCGTGGTGATGCAGACACAGCAGGGCCCGCGTCCGATCACCATCAAGAAGGTCGGCATGAGCGTGGTCGACATCGACCTGAACCATCCCATGGCCGGCAAGCAGCTCAGCTTCGACATCGAGATCGTGGAAGTGCGTGAAGCCACGCCCGAAGAGATCGAGCACGGCCACGTCCACGGCGAGGGCGGCGTGCAGCATTGA
- a CDS encoding TatD family hydrolase — translation MPLIDSHCHLDAPEFDADRDAVLAQARAAGVVAQVIPAVTAASWRGLRALCAREPDLFPAYGLHPMFLAEHRREHLDLLHQWVQRERPVAVGEFGLDFFVESLEPAEQHHYFEAQLAIAAEAGLPVILHARRAVEATLIALRRYRGHLRGVVHSYAGSSEQARQLFELGFSLGVGGPVTYPRAQRLRDLVARMPIEFLLLESDAPDQPLMPYRGQRNLPSRVVEVAACIASLRGASVEEVAEQSSANARSLFALPH, via the coding sequence ATGCCGCTGATCGACAGCCACTGCCATCTCGACGCGCCCGAGTTCGACGCCGACCGCGACGCGGTGCTGGCCCAGGCACGCGCGGCCGGGGTTGTCGCGCAAGTGATTCCCGCGGTCACTGCCGCAAGCTGGCGGGGGCTTCGTGCGCTCTGTGCACGCGAGCCCGACCTGTTTCCCGCCTACGGCCTGCACCCGATGTTCCTTGCAGAGCATCGACGCGAGCATCTCGACCTGCTCCACCAATGGGTTCAGCGCGAGCGGCCGGTCGCGGTGGGCGAGTTCGGCCTCGATTTCTTCGTCGAATCGCTGGAACCGGCCGAACAACATCACTACTTCGAGGCGCAGTTGGCAATCGCTGCCGAAGCTGGCCTGCCGGTGATCCTGCACGCGCGCCGCGCGGTGGAGGCCACGCTGATCGCCCTGAGGCGCTACCGCGGCCATCTTCGCGGCGTGGTGCACAGCTATGCCGGCAGCAGCGAGCAGGCGCGGCAGCTGTTCGAGCTTGGCTTCTCGCTCGGCGTCGGCGGGCCGGTGACCTACCCGCGCGCCCAGCGCCTGCGCGATCTGGTGGCACGCATGCCGATCGAGTTCCTTTTGCTCGAGTCCGACGCGCCCGACCAGCCGCTGATGCCGTATCGAGGACAGCGCAATCTGCCCTCGCGTGTGGTCGAAGTTGCTGCCTGCATCGCCAGCCTCCGCGGCGCGTCGGTTGAGGAGGTGGCAGAACAGTCCAGCGCCAACGCGAGAAGTCTCTTCGCGCTGCCGCACTGA
- the rnr gene encoding ribonuclease R: MSKRPSKPGPRRATGTKSSGGTSASSSRPRGKASKPAPWLPDLPPAPLPPPPSRTASPDDVLPRPRGRLPKPAVIDPYAEREASKYENPIPSREAILSHLESKGEPVTAEELAADLQLTAPERFDALGNRLRAMLRDGQLLVNRRGGYAPAKKLDLIAGVVLANADGFGFLRRDAGGDDVFLPPMQMRQVLHGDRVLVSITGLDRRGRPEGAIVEVLERRTQRVVGRFQEADGIASVVPDDRRIHQEILIPLNARGEARSGQIVVCEITQAPSSHRLPIGRILTTLGEALTASLAVEMAIHGHNIPNVWPQTVLEQAAGVSLEVGAHEIGERVDLRDLPLVTIDGETARDFDDAVYCETTRNGYRLIVAIADVSHYVRPGTSLDDEAQKRATSVYFPGYVVPMLPETLSNGICSLNPKVDRMCFVCDMRINADGEVTKASFYEAVMRSHARLTYTQVWAAVGEQDEGARAQLGAVLPHVENLYALYHVLAAQRQRRGAIEFESTEVDFRLGPAGEVIQAAPQPRNDAHKLIEECMIAANVQAALYLLKKKIPAPYRVHDRPPESKYGELLEFLKGFGLKLPEWSKVVPADYTALLRKIRKREDCELLETVLLRSQALAVYQPENIGHFGLALEAYAHFTSPIRRYPDLLVHRAIKHALSGGRATSYLYAAHDMAALSLQCSERSRRAEEAEREVDERYRCAFMERHVGAEFDGTIAGVTSFGLFVELDESKISGLVHVTQLPNDYYHFDPAQRLLRGERQGRVHQLGDKVRVLVLRASIEDRKIDFRLVEGGKKSKKAGVSR; the protein is encoded by the coding sequence ATGAGCAAACGCCCAAGCAAACCCGGTCCGCGTCGCGCGACCGGCACCAAGTCCTCCGGCGGTACGTCCGCCTCCTCTTCCAGGCCGCGCGGCAAGGCCTCCAAGCCGGCGCCCTGGCTGCCCGATCTGCCTCCCGCGCCCCTGCCGCCGCCACCTTCGCGCACCGCCTCGCCTGACGACGTGCTGCCCCGACCCCGTGGTCGCCTGCCGAAGCCGGCGGTGATCGACCCCTATGCCGAGCGCGAGGCCAGCAAGTACGAGAACCCCATTCCGAGCCGCGAGGCCATCCTCAGCCACCTGGAGTCCAAGGGCGAGCCGGTGACCGCCGAGGAACTCGCTGCGGACCTGCAGCTGACGGCACCGGAGCGCTTCGATGCGCTCGGCAATCGCCTGCGCGCAATGCTGCGCGACGGGCAACTGCTGGTGAATCGGCGCGGCGGCTACGCGCCAGCCAAGAAACTCGATCTGATTGCCGGCGTGGTGCTGGCGAACGCCGACGGCTTCGGGTTCCTGCGCCGCGATGCGGGCGGCGACGACGTGTTCCTGCCGCCCATGCAGATGCGCCAGGTGCTGCACGGCGATCGCGTGCTGGTCAGCATCACCGGGCTGGATCGGCGCGGTCGCCCTGAAGGTGCAATCGTCGAAGTCCTGGAACGACGCACGCAGCGTGTGGTCGGCCGCTTCCAGGAAGCCGACGGCATCGCCAGCGTGGTGCCCGACGATCGCCGCATCCATCAGGAAATCCTGATTCCGCTGAACGCGCGCGGTGAGGCGCGCAGCGGCCAGATCGTCGTCTGCGAGATCACCCAGGCGCCGTCCTCGCACCGCCTGCCGATCGGCCGCATTCTGACCACGCTCGGTGAGGCGCTGACGGCCTCGCTGGCGGTCGAGATGGCGATCCACGGTCACAACATTCCGAACGTCTGGCCCCAGACCGTGCTGGAGCAGGCGGCTGGCGTCAGCCTGGAGGTCGGCGCACACGAGATCGGCGAGCGCGTGGACCTGCGCGATCTGCCGCTGGTCACCATCGACGGCGAGACCGCGCGTGATTTCGATGACGCCGTGTATTGCGAAACCACCCGCAACGGCTATCGCCTGATCGTCGCCATCGCCGATGTCTCGCACTACGTGCGTCCGGGCACGTCACTGGACGACGAAGCGCAAAAGCGCGCGACCTCGGTCTATTTCCCCGGCTACGTCGTGCCCATGCTGCCGGAGACGCTGTCCAACGGCATCTGCTCGCTGAATCCGAAAGTGGACCGCATGTGCTTCGTCTGCGATATGCGCATCAATGCGGACGGCGAGGTCACCAAGGCGAGCTTCTACGAAGCGGTGATGCGTTCGCATGCGCGTCTGACCTACACCCAGGTGTGGGCCGCCGTTGGCGAACAGGACGAGGGCGCGCGCGCGCAGCTGGGCGCGGTGCTGCCCCATGTCGAGAACCTGTACGCGCTCTACCACGTGCTGGCCGCGCAGCGGCAGCGCCGCGGCGCGATCGAGTTCGAAAGCACCGAGGTCGATTTCCGTCTCGGCCCGGCGGGTGAAGTCATCCAGGCCGCGCCGCAGCCGCGCAACGACGCGCACAAGCTCATTGAGGAATGCATGATCGCGGCCAACGTGCAGGCCGCGCTGTACCTCCTGAAGAAAAAGATCCCCGCGCCGTACCGTGTGCACGATCGGCCGCCCGAATCGAAGTACGGTGAGCTGCTGGAGTTCCTGAAGGGCTTCGGTTTGAAGCTTCCGGAGTGGTCGAAAGTGGTGCCGGCCGACTACACCGCTCTGCTGCGCAAAATCCGCAAGCGCGAGGACTGCGAACTGCTGGAGACGGTGCTGCTGCGCTCGCAGGCCTTGGCGGTCTACCAGCCCGAGAACATCGGCCACTTCGGCCTCGCGCTGGAGGCCTACGCGCATTTCACCAGCCCGATCCGCCGCTACCCCGACCTGCTTGTGCACCGCGCGATCAAGCACGCACTGAGCGGCGGTCGCGCCACCAGCTACCTCTACGCCGCGCACGACATGGCCGCGCTCAGCCTGCAGTGCAGCGAGCGCAGCCGGCGCGCGGAGGAGGCCGAGCGCGAGGTCGACGAGCGCTACCGCTGCGCCTTCATGGAGCGCCACGTCGGCGCCGAGTTCGACGGCACCATCGCCGGCGTCACCAGCTTTGGACTGTTCGTCGAACTGGATGA
- a CDS encoding exo 1,3/1,4-beta-D-glucan glucohydrolase: MTLEEKVGQIIQADIASIQPDDLRRYPLGSILAGGNSAPGGKAFATAPEWLALADAFHAANASRGGTAIPLLFGIDAVHGHNNVVGATLFPHNIGLGAVRDPALVQRIAEITARELRVTGAEWTFAPTLTVPRDDRWGRTYEGFSEDPAVVASYAAAVVHGLQGVPGTPGFLGEDKVLSSAKHFVGDGGTMDGRDQGDTRVSEAELRDIHAPGYPPAIAAGLQSVMASFSSWNGIKLHGHRGLLTDVLRGRMGFDGFVVGDWNGHGQIPGCTPTDCPASIEAGVDMFMAPDSWRGLYDNTLVAARAKRLSPERLDEAVSRILRVKLAAGLMEAPKPSERALGGRFELIGADAHRAVARDAVRRSLVLLKNEAQLLPLNPRARIGVAGDGADSVAKQSGGWTLTWQGTGTQPSDFPGATSIWKGLSTQIEAAGGTAELALDGRFATRPDVAVVVFGEDPYAEFQGDIDTLVYRPDDERDLQLLRRLRSENIPVVAVFLSGRPLWVNREINASNAFVAAWLPGSEGGGVADVLLRAGDGSVQHDFHGKLPFSWPARPDQYRLNVGDEGYAPLFAFGHGLRYGEAGEVAALPEEIQLASTTRAGQWFARGSLAPGARFELVDAGGVQQVEGNGPARSRSDQLAIRAVDHQAQEDARRLQWSGPAELRLSLADAVDIERETNGDVRLVVRLRVDTLGEQGVKLGMGCGQDCGATLDVGAALGARLGEWQRLALPLKCLRNAGLATQRVDTVLRLSADKGTDVRIAGVELGTDADAVVECPATR, translated from the coding sequence ATGACGCTTGAAGAAAAGGTCGGCCAGATCATCCAGGCCGACATCGCCAGCATCCAGCCCGATGATCTGCGCCGCTACCCGCTCGGTTCGATCCTTGCCGGCGGGAACTCAGCGCCGGGTGGCAAAGCCTTTGCCACCGCGCCGGAATGGCTGGCTCTGGCCGATGCGTTTCATGCTGCCAACGCCAGCCGCGGCGGCACCGCGATTCCCCTGCTGTTCGGCATCGATGCCGTGCACGGCCACAACAACGTCGTTGGCGCGACCCTGTTCCCGCACAACATCGGTTTGGGTGCAGTACGCGACCCCGCGCTGGTGCAGCGCATCGCTGAAATCACAGCGCGCGAGCTGCGCGTCACCGGCGCCGAATGGACCTTCGCACCCACCCTGACCGTGCCGCGGGATGACCGCTGGGGGCGCACCTACGAAGGGTTCTCGGAAGACCCCGCCGTTGTCGCCAGCTATGCCGCCGCCGTCGTGCACGGTTTGCAGGGCGTGCCGGGCACGCCAGGCTTCCTTGGCGAGGACAAGGTCCTCTCGTCGGCCAAGCACTTTGTCGGCGACGGCGGCACCATGGATGGACGCGACCAGGGTGACACGCGGGTCAGTGAAGCGGAGCTGCGCGACATTCACGCGCCCGGCTATCCGCCTGCCATCGCAGCGGGTCTGCAGAGCGTCATGGCCAGCTTCTCCAGCTGGAACGGGATCAAGCTGCACGGTCACCGCGGCCTGCTGACCGATGTGCTGCGCGGACGCATGGGGTTCGACGGTTTCGTGGTCGGCGACTGGAACGGCCACGGCCAGATCCCCGGCTGCACGCCGACGGACTGCCCGGCGTCGATCGAGGCCGGCGTCGACATGTTCATGGCGCCCGACAGCTGGCGCGGCCTATACGACAACACACTCGTTGCCGCTCGCGCCAAGCGGCTCAGCCCCGAGCGGCTGGACGAAGCGGTGTCGCGAATCCTGCGCGTCAAGCTTGCTGCAGGCCTGATGGAAGCGCCCAAGCCTTCAGAGCGCGCGCTTGGCGGCCGCTTCGAGCTGATCGGCGCCGACGCCCATCGCGCCGTCGCCCGTGACGCCGTGCGGCGCTCGCTGGTGCTGCTGAAGAACGAAGCGCAACTGCTGCCTTTGAACCCGCGTGCTCGCATCGGCGTAGCCGGCGATGGCGCCGACAGCGTCGCCAAGCAAAGCGGCGGCTGGACCTTGACCTGGCAAGGCACCGGCACCCAGCCCTCCGACTTTCCGGGCGCCACCTCGATCTGGAAGGGCTTGAGCACGCAGATCGAAGCCGCCGGTGGCACAGCGGAACTGGCGCTGGATGGCCGCTTTGCAACGCGCCCCGACGTCGCGGTCGTGGTGTTCGGTGAAGACCCTTACGCCGAGTTCCAGGGCGATATCGACACCCTGGTGTACCGGCCCGACGACGAGCGCGACCTGCAGCTGCTGCGGCGTCTGCGCAGCGAGAACATTCCCGTGGTCGCGGTCTTCCTGTCCGGCCGTCCGCTATGGGTCAACCGTGAGATCAATGCGTCGAACGCCTTTGTCGCGGCCTGGCTGCCGGGCAGCGAAGGCGGCGGCGTCGCGGACGTCCTGCTGCGCGCTGGCGACGGCTCGGTTCAGCACGACTTCCACGGCAAGCTGCCCTTCTCCTGGCCCGCCCGCCCCGACCAGTACCGGCTGAACGTCGGCGATGAAGGTTACGCGCCGCTGTTCGCGTTCGGCCACGGTCTGCGCTACGGCGAGGCAGGCGAAGTGGCGGCGCTGCCCGAGGAGATCCAACTGGCAAGCACCACGCGTGCAGGCCAGTGGTTCGCACGCGGAAGCCTGGCGCCGGGCGCACGTTTCGAACTGGTCGATGCCGGTGGCGTGCAGCAGGTCGAGGGCAACGGGCCGGCCCGCAGCCGCTCGGACCAGCTCGCGATTCGAGCCGTCGACCATCAGGCTCAGGAGGACGCGCGGCGGCTGCAGTGGTCCGGCCCGGCAGAACTTCGCCTCAGCCTCGCGGATGCCGTGGACATCGAACGCGAAACCAACGGCGACGTGCGTCTGGTGGTGCGTCTGCGGGTTGACACACTCGGCGAACAGGGCGTGAAGCTTGGCATGGGCTGCGGTCAAGACTGCGGCGCGACATTGGACGTGGGTGCAGCGCTGGGCGCGCGCCTCGGAGAGTGGCAGAGGCTTGCTTTGCCCCTGAAATGTCTGCGCAACGCGGGGTTGGCCACGCAGCGGGTAGACACCGTTCTGCGGCTGTCTGCAGACAAGGGGACCGATGTGCGCATCGCCGGCGTCGAACTGGGCACCGACGCGGACGCAGTCGTGGAGTGTCCCGCCACCCGATAA
- a CDS encoding DEAD/DEAH box helicase, giving the protein MSFESLGLASPLLRALSDLGYTQPTEIQQQAIPLVLEGRDVLAGAQTGTGKTAAFALPLLQRLAGGQPAQGKRPRALVLTPTRELAAQVQESIRDYGKQLRIRSTTVFGGVGMSPQIDALRRGVDILVATPGRLIDHMGQGTIDLSHIEVLVLDEADRMLDMGFLPAIKRIVARVPHTRQTLLFSATFADPIRELAQQFLKNPSEVQVTPRNSTVAMIEHVVYPVDTAKKRDLLLHVLSQDSRRQTLVFSRTKHGADRLVRQLEAAGLRAAAIHGNKSQGARTKALGDFKSGRISTLVATDIAARGIDIDQLPAVINFDLPMVAEDYVHRIGRTGRNGSTGHAISLVCHEEVGQLRDIHKLIGREIPQEVVPGFEPTQPLQVNRPAPRPSGAPKPQARRGGGARRSGGGGRSGAQGAGGGNATPKPQGQPSGQPRRAQGGERSR; this is encoded by the coding sequence ATGTCGTTTGAATCCCTCGGGCTTGCGAGCCCGCTGCTGCGCGCATTGTCCGATCTCGGCTACACGCAGCCCACTGAAATCCAGCAGCAGGCCATTCCGCTGGTGCTGGAAGGTCGCGACGTATTGGCCGGCGCCCAGACCGGTACCGGCAAGACCGCCGCCTTCGCGCTGCCGCTGCTGCAGCGCCTCGCCGGTGGCCAGCCGGCCCAGGGCAAACGCCCGCGTGCACTCGTGCTGACGCCCACCCGCGAGCTGGCCGCCCAGGTGCAGGAAAGCATCCGCGACTACGGCAAGCAGCTGCGCATCCGCTCGACCACCGTGTTCGGCGGCGTGGGCATGAGCCCGCAGATCGACGCGCTGCGCCGCGGCGTCGACATCCTCGTCGCCACGCCCGGCCGCCTGATCGACCACATGGGCCAGGGCACTATCGATCTGTCGCACATCGAGGTGCTGGTGCTGGACGAAGCCGACCGCATGCTCGACATGGGCTTCCTGCCGGCGATCAAGCGCATCGTCGCCCGCGTTCCGCACACCCGCCAGACCCTGCTGTTCTCGGCCACTTTCGCTGACCCGATCCGCGAGCTGGCCCAGCAGTTCCTGAAGAACCCGTCGGAAGTGCAGGTCACCCCGCGCAACAGCACGGTGGCGATGATCGAGCACGTGGTCTATCCGGTCGACACCGCCAAGAAGCGCGACCTGCTGCTGCACGTGCTGAGCCAGGACAGCCGTCGGCAGACGCTGGTCTTCAGTCGCACCAAGCACGGCGCGGACCGTCTGGTCCGCCAGCTGGAAGCCGCCGGCCTTCGCGCGGCGGCGATCCATGGCAACAAGAGCCAGGGCGCGCGCACCAAGGCGCTGGGCGACTTCAAGTCCGGCCGCATCAGCACCCTGGTGGCCACCGACATCGCCGCGCGCGGCATCGATATCGACCAGCTCCCCGCCGTGATCAACTTCGACCTGCCGATGGTGGCCGAGGACTACGTGCACCGCATCGGCCGCACCGGCCGCAACGGCAGCACGGGTCATGCGATTTCGCTGGTCTGCCACGAGGAAGTCGGCCAGCTGCGCGACATCCACAAGCTGATCGGCCGCGAGATTCCGCAGGAAGTGGTGCCGGGCTTCGAGCCCACGCAGCCACTGCAGGTGAACCGCCCGGCTCCGCGTCCGAGCGGCGCGCCGAAGCCGCAGGCGCGGCGCGGCGGCGGCGCACGTCGCAGCGGCGGCGGCGGTCGCTCCGGCGCTCAGGGTGCAGGCGGCGGCAACGCCACGCCCAAGCCGCAGGGCCAGCCTTCGGGCCAGCCGCGTCGCGCCCAGGGCGGCGAGCGCAGTCGCTAA
- a CDS encoding C40 family peptidase yields the protein MRHGAPRWALGLSLLALAACGSAPKRPQAPSQPAPTADHGRAGVIGHVAQDVLFLAISLVGTPYRFGGNTPEGGFDCSGLIGYVFRQAAALSLPRTTRELQALRGREVRRPDLASGDLVFFGAQGRVNHAGIYVGEGRFVHAPSSGGTVRLDALDGHYWRDHYLGAKRIL from the coding sequence CTGCGTCACGGCGCGCCACGATGGGCCCTCGGGCTCAGCCTGCTCGCGCTGGCGGCCTGCGGCTCCGCGCCCAAGCGTCCGCAAGCGCCTTCGCAGCCTGCACCGACTGCCGATCACGGCCGCGCAGGCGTCATCGGCCATGTCGCGCAGGATGTGCTGTTTCTGGCCATCTCGCTGGTCGGCACGCCGTATCGCTTCGGCGGCAACACGCCCGAGGGCGGCTTCGACTGCAGTGGGTTGATCGGCTACGTGTTCCGCCAGGCCGCAGCGCTCAGCCTGCCGCGGACCACGCGCGAGCTGCAGGCCCTGCGCGGCCGCGAAGTGCGACGCCCGGACCTCGCCTCGGGGGATCTGGTGTTTTTCGGCGCGCAAGGCCGGGTCAACCATGCCGGCATCTACGTCGGCGAAGGCCGCTTCGTGCATGCGCCGAGCAGCGGCGGCACCGTGCGCCTGGACGCGCTGGACGGGCACTACTGGCGCGATCACTACCTCGGCGCCAAACGCATTCTGTGA